A region of Gracilinanus agilis isolate LMUSP501 chromosome 3, AgileGrace, whole genome shotgun sequence DNA encodes the following proteins:
- the LOC123242747 gene encoding tubulin alpha-1D chain: MPSDKTIGGGDDSFNTFFSETGAGKHVPRAVFVDLEPTVIDEVRTGTYRQLFHPEQLITGKEDAANNYARGHYTIGKELIDLVLDRIRKLADQCTGLQGFLIFHSFGGGTGSGFTSLLMERLSVDYGKKSKLEFSIYPAPQISTAVVEPYNSILTTHTTLEHSDCAFMVDNEAIYDICRRNLDIERPTYTNLNRLIGQIVSSITASLRFDGALNVDLTEFQTNLVPYPRIHFPLATYAPVISAEKAYHEQLSVAEITNACFEPANQMVKCDPRHGKYMACCLLYRGDVVPKDVNAAIATIKTKRTIQFVDWCPTGFKVGINYQPPTVVPGGDLAKVQRAVCMLSNTTAIAEAWARLDHKFDLMYAKRAFVHWYVGEGMEEGEFSEAREDMAALEKDYEEVGMDSLEGEGEEEEGDEY; the protein is encoded by the exons ATGCCCAGTGACAAGACCATTGGAGGGGGCGATGACTCCTTCAACACTTTCTTCAGTGAAACTGGGGCTGGCAAGCATGTGCCTCGGGCTGTCTTTGTGGACCTGGAGCCCACAGTGATTG ATGAAGTTCGGACTGGCACCTACCGCCAGCTCTTCCATCCAGAGCAGCTCATCACAGGCAAGGAAGATGCTGCCAATAATTATGCACGAGGCCACTACACTATTGGGAAAGAGCTTATCGACTTGGTACTGGATCGAATCCGAAAGCTG GCTGACCAGTGCACAGGGCTCCAGGGCTTCCTCATTTTCCACAGCTTTGGAGGTGGAACTGGCTCTGGCTTCACCTCTCTGTTGATGGAACGGCTCTCAGTTGACTATGGCAAGAAGTCCAAATTAGAGTTCTCCATCTATCCAGCCCCGCAGATTTCTACAGCTGTGGTAGAGCCCTACAACTCCATCCTGACTACCCATACCACCCTTGAGCACTCAGATTGTGCCTTCATGGTGGACAATGAGGCCATCTATGACATCTGCCGCCGAAATCTGGACATCGAACGTCCTACTTACACCAACCTCAACCGTCTCATAGGCCAAATTGTCTCCTCTATCACAGCTTCTCTCCGTTTTGATGGTGCCCTTAATGTGGATCTCACAGAGTTCCAGACCAACCTGGTACCCTACCCTCGAATCCATTTTCCCCTGGCAACCTATGCACCTGTCATCTCTGCTGAGAAGGCCTACCATGAGCAGCTCTCAGTGGCAGAGATCACCAATGCCTGCTTTGAGCCAGCCAACCAGATGGTGAAGTGTGACCCTCGCCACGGCAAATACATGGCCTGTTGCCTCCTGTACCGTGGTGACGTGGTGCCCAAAGATGTCAATGCTGCCATCGCCACTATCAAGACCAAGCGCACCATCCAGTTTGTGGACTGGTGTCCTACTGGCTTCAAGGTTGGCATCAACTACCAGCCACCCACTGTGGTCCCTGGTGGGGATCTGGCCAAGGTCCAGCGAGCAGTGTGTATGCTGAGCAACACTACAGCCATTGCAGAAGCCTGGGCTCGCCTGGACCACAAGTTTGACCTGATGTATGCCAAGAGGGCATTTGTGCATTGGTATGTAGGTGAGGGCATGGAGGAGGGAGAGTTCTCTGAGGCTCGGGAAGACATGGCAGCCCTAGAGAAAGATTATGAAGAAGTGGGTATGGATAGtttggaaggggaaggggaggaggaagagggagatgagtactaa